The following proteins come from a genomic window of Pyxidicoccus sp. MSG2:
- a CDS encoding SDR family NAD(P)-dependent oxidoreductase has protein sequence MKLVGKAVLVTGASRGLGQALMAAFARRGARVVGVARHAGEMEAAAAALRAEGLEVHALAHDMGDKEAIHPLVGAATALVGPIDVLVNNASTLGPTPLPLLLDTACEDLQRVLEVNVVGPFRLTKAVAGSMVVRGQGLVLNLTSDAAVSAYPRWGAYSVSKVALEHLGRIWAAELEGTGVGFLNVDPGEMDTRMYRDAVPDADYSKLSRPESVAARLVTLVEERAESLPSGTRLEAAKLEAA, from the coding sequence ATGAAGCTGGTCGGAAAGGCCGTACTGGTGACGGGGGCGAGCCGGGGGTTGGGCCAGGCGCTGATGGCGGCGTTCGCCCGCCGGGGTGCCCGGGTGGTGGGCGTGGCGCGCCACGCCGGAGAGATGGAGGCCGCCGCCGCGGCCCTGCGCGCGGAAGGCCTGGAAGTCCACGCGCTGGCCCATGACATGGGGGACAAGGAAGCGATTCATCCGCTGGTGGGCGCGGCCACCGCGCTGGTGGGCCCCATCGACGTGCTGGTGAACAACGCGAGCACGCTGGGGCCCACGCCGCTGCCGCTGCTCTTGGACACCGCGTGCGAGGACCTGCAGCGCGTGCTGGAGGTCAACGTGGTGGGCCCCTTCCGCCTCACCAAGGCGGTGGCGGGCAGCATGGTGGTGCGGGGGCAGGGGCTGGTGCTGAACCTCACCTCGGACGCGGCGGTGTCCGCCTACCCGCGCTGGGGCGCGTACAGCGTGTCGAAGGTGGCGCTGGAGCACCTGGGCCGCATCTGGGCCGCGGAGCTGGAAGGCACCGGCGTGGGCTTCCTCAACGTGGACCCGGGGGAGATGGACACGCGGATGTACCGCGACGCGGTGCCGGACGCGGACTATTCGAAGCTCTCCCGGCCGGAGTCGGTGGCGGCGCGCCTCGTCACGCTGGTGGAAGAGCGGGCGGAGTCGCTGCCCTCGGGCACCCGCCTGGAGGCGGCGAAGCTGGAGGCCGCATGA